Proteins encoded within one genomic window of Aurantiacibacter spongiae:
- a CDS encoding SDR family NAD(P)-dependent oxidoreductase: MAEANLGIAGKAAIYPSLRDKRVIVSGGGSGIGAGLVEGFARQGAKVAFVDVAEDASRGVCQALAEADHAPIFRPCDITDTEAYTSTILDLVGEMGGCDVLLNNAANDDRHKIADVTSAYWDDRMAVNLKHQFFAAQTVVPAMKKAGGGSIVNLGSISWHLGLEDLTIYQTAKAAIEGLTRSLARELGRANIRVNTIVPGNVKTPRQEKWYTPEGEAEIVAAQCLDGRIHPVDIAAMALFLASDDARYCTAHNYWVDAGWR; this comes from the coding sequence ATGGCGGAAGCGAATTTGGGTATTGCCGGCAAGGCTGCGATCTATCCCAGTCTGCGCGACAAGAGGGTTATCGTCAGCGGCGGCGGGTCCGGCATCGGCGCCGGCCTTGTGGAGGGATTTGCGAGGCAGGGGGCGAAGGTCGCCTTTGTCGATGTGGCCGAGGACGCGAGCCGCGGGGTTTGTCAGGCGCTGGCGGAAGCCGATCACGCGCCGATCTTCCGCCCCTGCGACATAACCGATACCGAAGCCTACACCTCGACCATCCTCGATCTTGTCGGGGAAATGGGCGGTTGCGATGTGCTTTTGAACAATGCCGCGAACGACGACCGGCACAAGATTGCCGACGTCACCAGCGCCTATTGGGACGACCGCATGGCGGTGAACCTCAAGCACCAGTTCTTCGCCGCTCAAACCGTGGTGCCGGCGATGAAGAAGGCCGGCGGTGGCTCGATCGTCAATCTGGGCTCGATCAGCTGGCATCTGGGCCTGGAAGACCTGACGATCTACCAGACCGCCAAGGCAGCCATTGAAGGACTGACCCGCAGCTTGGCGCGCGAACTGGGCCGGGCGAACATTCGGGTGAACACGATCGTGCCGGGCAACGTGAAGACCCCACGGCAGGAAAAGTGGTACACGCCCGAAGGCGAGGCGGAGATTGTCGCTGCGCAATGCCTGGACGGGCGCATCCACCCGGTCGACATTGCCGCCATGGCGCTGTTCCTCGCCAGCGACGATGCGCGCTACTGCACGGCTCACAATTACTGGGTCGACGCCGGATGGAGATAG
- a CDS encoding SMP-30/gluconolactonase/LRE family protein: MEIELPVRQLLDTKALLGEGAVWDHARKIVWFVDIKRRHLWHYDPDTGSNAHVEAPDQIGWALPANGGALLCGLKDGLHVFDPRTRDFDKLADIPGESPANRLNDACTDPWGRVWFGTMHDEEELSSGRFYVFDRGEIRPAGPSGITITNGPAVNRDGSLIYFTDTLGRTIYVADLTADGVGEPRLLVDTSRDFPGAYPDGPVVDAEGYIWTALYLGGRVARYSPEGTLAATVAIPARDVTKLAFGGTDLSTAFVTSATKNMEPDDMTRFPQAGSLFAFDAPAPGFVQPLVELA; the protein is encoded by the coding sequence ATGGAGATAGAACTGCCCGTTCGCCAGCTGCTCGATACGAAGGCGCTGCTGGGTGAAGGGGCGGTGTGGGATCATGCGCGCAAGATCGTCTGGTTCGTCGACATCAAGCGGCGGCACCTATGGCATTACGACCCGGACACGGGCAGCAATGCGCACGTCGAAGCGCCCGACCAGATCGGCTGGGCCTTGCCGGCGAACGGGGGCGCGCTGCTTTGCGGACTGAAGGACGGTCTGCACGTCTTCGATCCCCGAACGCGGGATTTCGACAAGCTTGCCGACATACCGGGGGAAAGCCCGGCCAATCGCCTCAACGACGCCTGCACCGATCCGTGGGGCCGAGTGTGGTTCGGCACGATGCACGACGAAGAAGAGCTGTCATCGGGACGGTTCTACGTTTTCGATCGGGGGGAGATCAGGCCCGCTGGTCCATCCGGCATCACGATCACAAACGGTCCGGCCGTGAACCGCGACGGCTCCCTCATCTATTTCACCGACACCCTGGGAAGGACGATTTACGTCGCCGACCTTACGGCGGATGGGGTTGGCGAGCCGCGCCTCCTTGTCGATACCTCCCGCGACTTCCCCGGTGCCTACCCGGATGGCCCGGTAGTGGACGCCGAGGGGTACATCTGGACCGCGCTTTACCTTGGGGGGCGCGTGGCGCGCTATTCCCCCGAAGGAACGCTGGCGGCGACGGTCGCGATACCGGCCCGGGACGTGACCAAGCTGGCGTTCGGCGGAACCGATCTTTCCACTGCCTTCGTGACCAGCGCAACCAAGAATATGGAGCCCGATGACATGACACGCTTTCCACAGGCCGGTAGCCTGTTCGCTTTCGACGCTCCCGCCCCGGGTTTCGTCCAGCCGCTGGTTGAACTGGCATGA
- a CDS encoding sialate O-acetylesterase encodes MRLAFALVGFLALGGTAQATPVLDAGYGDRMVLQRDLPIEVAGNAEPGSRVEGTLGDDTANAQAGPDGRFRLTFSSHDAASEPMTLTVSDPTGTARLSGVLVGDVYLCSGQSNMELPVVRALNVSNELRMAGDEGLRLLQVPKVTASTPVHAFGEAAHWQAASGDTAADFSAACFYMGKQLRADHPDVPVGLIHSSWGGSAANAWLSPEGVRILYGEQPLARLRQYDQDPLAAARSFAPEWYDWYRGVSGGSEPWKDSAQLDWRPIPKFSFWNEWTGTGLDTNPNGLVWLRQTFTLTPEQAASAGSISIGAIDDLDMTFVNGAPVGYTFGWGTERTYRVPAADLKAGKNEVLIAAWNAWDTGGFYAGPDRLFFSPGDGGDAVPLGADWDYAVMRTDEAPPRAPWDALVGTGVMHNAMIAPIGPMRVKGVAWYQGEADVGQPGYADRLRELFAGWRRQFGDQARMMVVQLAGWGTPQAEPVASGWAELRQQQLDAVVADDNAALVAATDLGEPTDIHPANKNVLGKRLAMAAEGEPMPMPDSAVLTGDTIRLRLSGVEGGLRAIGGPYGLGVELCGEMQESCRFVLPALQGDTMLIRTDQGGPVARVRHAWSDAPLINLYDERGLPVPGFELPVAQP; translated from the coding sequence ATGAGGCTCGCGTTTGCTCTTGTCGGATTCCTGGCTCTCGGTGGCACGGCGCAGGCAACCCCGGTGCTGGATGCAGGCTATGGCGACCGAATGGTGCTACAGCGCGATCTGCCGATCGAGGTTGCGGGCAATGCCGAACCGGGGTCTCGCGTCGAAGGGACGCTGGGCGACGACACCGCGAATGCGCAGGCCGGGCCCGACGGTCGCTTTCGCCTGACCTTTTCCTCGCACGATGCGGCGAGCGAGCCCATGACGCTTACCGTGTCGGATCCGACCGGAACTGCCCGGCTGTCCGGTGTTCTGGTCGGTGATGTCTATCTGTGCTCGGGGCAGTCCAACATGGAACTGCCGGTGGTGCGCGCGCTGAATGTCAGCAACGAGCTGCGCATGGCCGGCGACGAGGGCCTTCGCCTGCTTCAGGTGCCCAAGGTTACCGCTTCCACACCTGTTCACGCATTCGGGGAAGCAGCGCACTGGCAAGCTGCGAGCGGCGATACTGCCGCCGATTTCTCCGCAGCCTGTTTTTATATGGGCAAGCAATTGCGCGCCGATCATCCCGACGTTCCGGTCGGCCTCATCCATTCCAGCTGGGGTGGCAGCGCGGCCAATGCATGGCTTTCGCCCGAAGGGGTTCGTATCCTCTACGGAGAGCAGCCTCTCGCCCGGCTTCGGCAATACGATCAGGATCCACTCGCGGCAGCGCGCTCCTTCGCGCCCGAATGGTATGACTGGTATCGCGGTGTATCGGGAGGCAGCGAGCCGTGGAAGGACAGCGCGCAGCTCGACTGGCGACCGATCCCGAAGTTCTCGTTCTGGAACGAATGGACTGGCACCGGCCTCGACACCAACCCCAACGGGCTGGTGTGGTTGCGCCAGACCTTTACGCTGACGCCCGAACAAGCGGCTTCGGCGGGTAGCATTTCCATCGGTGCCATCGACGATCTGGACATGACCTTCGTCAACGGGGCGCCCGTCGGCTATACCTTCGGCTGGGGAACCGAGCGAACCTATCGTGTGCCGGCCGCCGATCTCAAGGCTGGCAAGAACGAAGTCCTGATCGCCGCCTGGAATGCCTGGGACACCGGCGGCTTCTACGCCGGACCAGACCGACTGTTCTTTTCGCCAGGCGATGGCGGCGATGCCGTTCCGCTGGGCGCGGACTGGGACTACGCCGTGATGCGCACGGACGAAGCACCGCCCCGTGCGCCGTGGGATGCCCTGGTTGGCACGGGAGTCATGCACAATGCCATGATCGCACCGATCGGACCGATGCGGGTCAAGGGAGTCGCCTGGTATCAGGGGGAGGCCGATGTCGGCCAACCCGGATACGCCGACCGTCTGCGCGAACTTTTCGCCGGATGGCGACGGCAGTTCGGTGATCAGGCGCGAATGATGGTCGTGCAACTGGCCGGATGGGGCACGCCGCAGGCCGAACCCGTTGCCTCCGGCTGGGCCGAGCTGCGGCAGCAACAGCTCGACGCCGTTGTCGCCGACGACAACGCGGCGCTGGTCGCCGCGACCGACCTGGGAGAGCCGACCGATATTCACCCCGCCAACAAGAATGTGCTTGGCAAGCGACTGGCCATGGCCGCCGAGGGCGAACCCATGCCCATGCCTGACAGCGCGGTTCTGACGGGCGACACCATTCGCCTCCGGTTGAGCGGCGTCGAGGGTGGATTGCGTGCCATCGGAGGTCCGTACGGTCTGGGCGTCGAACTGTGCGGGGAGATGCAAGAGAGTTGCCGCTTCGTACTGCCCGCCTTGCAGGGGGACACGATGCTGATCCGTACCGACCAGGGCGGACCGGTGGCGCGGGTGCGCCACGCTTGGTCCGACGCTCCGCTCATCAATCTCTACGACGAGCGTGGCCTGCCGGTGCCCGGCTTCGAACTGCCCGTAGCGCAACCGTGA
- a CDS encoding glycoside hydrolase 5 family protein, which translates to MAYRIVGANMWYAAWLAADAPFGDRDRLRRELDRLRSLGINNLRIMASAEEGPLTNSIKPGFTRPDGSPNPALFEGLDRAMAEIGSRGMTAVLVLSNFWEWSGGLQTLLWRATGEYMDMGDPAHPWPAFADATARFYANPQARELYAAHLDRIVSRTNSITGRPYAEDPAIFSWQLANEPRPGGSDAAIAANVADYRDWIESSASHIRELDPHHLVSLGQEGTQATNGSEDIVLTAHRQMDYLTAHIWPLNWGWVDGDDLSGTWSEGSGLTHEYIAAHERLAGQLGKPLVIEEFGFPRDGESYDPAAGTTFRQRFYATIYDAVERSVRSGGPLVGSNFWAWNGEARAQHGDYRFVDGDRAYMGDPPHEPQGWYGNFDSDADMLALIRQHAEAVLPRTGPT; encoded by the coding sequence TTGGCCTACCGGATCGTGGGCGCGAACATGTGGTATGCCGCCTGGCTCGCCGCCGATGCGCCGTTCGGGGACCGCGACCGGCTTCGACGCGAACTGGATCGGCTCCGCAGTCTCGGGATCAACAACCTGAGGATCATGGCATCGGCCGAGGAAGGCCCGCTCACGAACTCGATCAAACCCGGCTTCACCCGGCCGGACGGTTCGCCGAATCCCGCGCTGTTCGAAGGGCTGGACCGGGCGATGGCCGAGATCGGCAGCCGCGGCATGACCGCGGTGCTGGTCCTTTCCAACTTCTGGGAATGGTCGGGTGGCCTGCAGACGCTGCTCTGGCGCGCAACGGGCGAGTACATGGACATGGGCGATCCCGCGCACCCCTGGCCCGCATTCGCCGACGCGACGGCACGTTTCTATGCCAACCCCCAAGCGCGCGAACTCTACGCCGCCCATCTGGACCGCATCGTGTCGCGCACCAACTCGATTACCGGGCGTCCATATGCCGAGGATCCCGCCATATTCAGCTGGCAGCTGGCCAACGAACCGCGCCCCGGCGGAAGCGATGCGGCTATCGCCGCGAACGTCGCCGATTATCGCGACTGGATCGAAAGCAGCGCCAGTCATATCCGCGAGCTCGACCCGCACCATCTCGTGTCACTGGGGCAGGAGGGAACGCAGGCGACGAACGGTAGCGAGGACATCGTGCTTACCGCCCACCGTCAGATGGACTATCTCACCGCGCATATCTGGCCGCTCAACTGGGGCTGGGTGGATGGCGACGACCTGTCGGGCACCTGGTCGGAAGGCAGCGGGCTGACCCACGAATACATCGCCGCGCACGAACGCCTTGCCGGGCAGCTCGGAAAGCCGCTGGTGATCGAGGAGTTCGGCTTCCCCCGCGATGGCGAATCCTACGATCCCGCCGCCGGCACCACGTTCCGACAACGCTTCTACGCCACGATCTACGATGCGGTCGAACGATCGGTGCGTTCCGGCGGGCCGCTTGTCGGCAGTAATTTCTGGGCTTGGAACGGTGAGGCCCGTGCGCAGCATGGCGATTACCGCTTCGTCGATGGCGACCGCGCCTACATGGGCGATCCCCCGCACGAGCCCCAGGGCTGGTACGGAAACTTCGACAGCGACGCCGACATGCTGGCGCTAATCCGGCAACACGCTGAAGCGGTGCTCCCCCGAACCGGTCCGACATGA